A single Cyclopterus lumpus isolate fCycLum1 chromosome 3, fCycLum1.pri, whole genome shotgun sequence DNA region contains:
- the LOC117728696 gene encoding uncharacterized protein LOC117728696: MSVQAVHIEVIESLDTSSFINALRRFLAVRGPVNHIRSDRGTNFVGACKELKIPSNIDNTTVKTYLSGQGCSWTFNPPHASHFGGTWERMIGLARRILDSMFLQLKDKLTHEVNVLSAPTGEFGVSDLYKRQWRQVQHLSNTFWDRWRKQFLPTLQARKKWQSTHLNINPGSVVLLKDSQVPRNEWPLGLVTQTFPSEDGKVRKVEIKVTRTGVTKIFLRPVSEIVLLLPPEAQ; the protein is encoded by the exons ATGAGCGTACAAGCGGTTCATATTGAAGTCATAGAATCCCTTGACACATCCAGCTTCATCAACGCGCTAAGGCGCTTTCTTGCTGTGCGcggtcctgtcaatcacatccGCTCAGACCGTGGCACCAACTTTGTTGGCGCCTGCAAGGAGTTGAAGATACCCTCAAACATTGACAACACAACTGTGAAGACTTACCTGTCAGGCCAAGGTTGCTCTTGGACCTTTAACCCTCCGCACGCCTCCCATTTTGGCGGTACATGGGAAAGAATGATTGGTCTTGCAAGGAGAATCTTGGACTCCATGTTCCTTCAGCTGAAGGACAAACTTACCCATGAG GTGAATGTCCTTTCTGCTCCTACTGGAGAGTTTGGAGTTTCAGATCTCTACAAGCGCCAGTGGCGGCAGGTCCAGCACCTGTCCAACACCTTCTGGGACAGATGGCGAAAGCAATTCCTCCCAACACTACAGGCACGCAAGAAGTGGCAGTCCACTCATCTGAACATCAACCCAGGAAGTGTTGTTCTCCTCAAGGATAGCCAAGTACCAAGAAATGAATGGCCTCTTGGACTGGTAACACAGACCTTCCCCAGCGAAGACGGGAAGGTGCGAAAGGTCGAGATCAAGGTCACACGAACAGGAGTGACTAAAATCTTTCTTAGGCCTGTTTCTGAGATAGTGCTTCTTCTCCCCCCAGAGGCCCAGTGA